One Clostridium estertheticum DNA segment encodes these proteins:
- a CDS encoding DUF2232 domain-containing protein — protein MKNKDYSTKAMVEASLMAVIISVMMIIIGYLPFLALIGTLILPIPVAILYIRHNSKITITAISLSIILASLVYNPIIAIGSAITCSTVGIALGYCVKKNKSPSTTLLFLAIGSAISNTLTLAFSLLFIEKIGFMNFITNKLDFMKASMTASFTQLKAIYMQAGITPKQLKILDDNLEIIKKMDVMLVLIVIPASIFIFSFISAYLNYIVSRAILNKLNYKMQEVLPFSRVYVSNIVGAVLIGIVCIGIILSAKKITGGNYILNASQLLTQYIFIINGLAATTYFLRVKRKLSKPIVLLFIALTTLSSLGKIYFSIGLMEMAFDFRRLDPYRIKRK, from the coding sequence ATGAAGAATAAGGATTATAGTACAAAGGCAATGGTGGAGGCTTCACTTATGGCTGTTATAATTTCAGTAATGATGATTATAATAGGATATTTGCCATTTCTAGCATTAATAGGAACATTGATATTACCAATTCCCGTGGCAATACTCTATATAAGGCATAACAGCAAAATAACAATCACTGCTATATCACTCAGTATAATTTTAGCATCCTTAGTCTATAATCCAATAATAGCAATAGGTTCAGCTATAACTTGCAGCACTGTTGGTATTGCACTTGGTTATTGCGTTAAGAAAAATAAAAGCCCATCTACAACATTATTGTTTTTAGCTATTGGTTCTGCAATATCGAATACATTAACCTTGGCTTTTTCTTTATTGTTTATAGAAAAAATAGGTTTTATGAATTTTATTACAAATAAATTAGATTTTATGAAGGCATCAATGACGGCTTCATTTACTCAATTAAAAGCAATTTACATGCAAGCAGGAATAACTCCAAAGCAGTTGAAGATTTTAGATGATAACTTAGAAATAATAAAAAAGATGGATGTTATGCTAGTTCTGATAGTAATACCTGCGAGCATTTTCATTTTCTCGTTTATATCAGCTTATTTGAATTATATAGTGTCTAGAGCGATATTAAACAAACTAAACTATAAAATGCAGGAGGTATTACCTTTTAGTAGAGTTTATGTTTCTAATATAGTAGGAGCTGTACTCATAGGCATAGTATGCATAGGGATAATACTTTCAGCAAAAAAGATAACTGGTGGGAATTATATACTAAATGCCTCTCAGCTTCTTACGCAGTATATATTTATTATTAATGGCTTGGCTGCAACTACATATTTTCTAAGAGTTAAAAGAAAATTATCTAAACCAATAGTATTATTATTTATAGCTCTAACAACACTTTCGTCTCTGGGTAAAATTTACTTTTCAATAGGACTCATGGAAATGGCTTTTGATTTTAGAAGGCTTGACCCATATAGAATTAAAAGAAAATAA
- a CDS encoding MazG-like family protein: MKKDDFNIMSNVKLIESLKAELLCIIGDFFKLLSKGSNVAQDAILDCISGAIILLYILGERLGYSNVAVDESMKKKLKVGIVEGDNIEKDGKDLSRLYIHIKGR, translated from the coding sequence ATGAAAAAAGATGATTTTAATATAATGTCTAATGTTAAGCTAATTGAAAGTTTGAAGGCTGAGCTACTATGTATAATAGGTGATTTCTTCAAATTACTAAGTAAAGGAAGCAATGTTGCTCAAGACGCTATACTAGATTGTATTTCAGGGGCAATAATACTTTTATATATATTAGGTGAAAGGCTAGGATACTCCAATGTAGCTGTAGATGAAAGTATGAAAAAGAAACTAAAGGTGGGAATAGTTGAAGGGGATAACATAGAAAAGGATGGGAAAGATTTAAGTAGACTATATATACACATAAAAGGAAGATAA